The Saccharothrix variisporea genome has a segment encoding these proteins:
- a CDS encoding aldehyde dehydrogenase family protein, protein MIMWEYAPAPESRDIANLKPNYRMFVDGQFVEGGGEPLKTVNPGTEEVLAEVSTASTADVDKAVKAARRAYDRVWGKMPGSERAKYIFRIARLVQERARELAVLESLDNGKPIKESRDVDVPTAAAHFFYHAGWADKLAYAGLGPDPRPLGVAGQVIPWNFPLLMAAWKIAPALACGNTVVLKPAETTPLSALVLAEIIQQADLPPGVVNILPGAGDIGAAVVNHPDVNKVAFTGSTEVGKIIQRQLAGTGKKVTLELGGKAANIVFDDAPLDQAVEGIVNGIFFNQGHVCCAGSRLLVQESVAEELLEKLRVRVSTLRVGDPLDKNTDIGAINSREQLAKIQELTASGEAEGAERWTSSCPLPDKGFYFAPTVFSNVSQAMRIAREEIFGPVLSVLTFRTPDEAVAKANNTPYGLSAGVWTEKGSRILWAAQKMRAGVVWANTFNRFDPTAPFGGYQESGFGREGGRTGLEAYLDV, encoded by the coding sequence CTGATCATGTGGGAATACGCGCCCGCGCCCGAGTCGCGGGACATCGCGAACCTCAAGCCGAACTACCGGATGTTCGTGGACGGTCAGTTCGTCGAGGGCGGCGGTGAGCCGCTGAAGACCGTCAACCCGGGCACCGAGGAGGTGCTGGCCGAGGTCTCCACGGCCTCGACCGCCGACGTGGACAAGGCCGTCAAGGCCGCCCGCCGCGCCTACGACCGGGTGTGGGGCAAGATGCCCGGCTCCGAACGCGCCAAGTACATCTTCCGCATCGCCCGCCTGGTCCAGGAACGGGCGCGCGAGCTGGCCGTCCTCGAATCGCTGGACAACGGCAAGCCCATCAAGGAATCGCGGGACGTGGACGTCCCCACGGCCGCCGCGCACTTCTTCTACCACGCGGGTTGGGCCGACAAGCTGGCCTACGCGGGTCTGGGCCCCGACCCGCGCCCGCTGGGCGTGGCCGGCCAGGTGATCCCGTGGAACTTCCCGCTGCTCATGGCCGCGTGGAAGATCGCACCGGCCCTGGCCTGCGGCAACACCGTCGTGCTCAAGCCCGCCGAGACGACCCCGCTGTCCGCGTTGGTGCTCGCGGAGATCATCCAGCAGGCCGACCTGCCGCCGGGCGTGGTCAACATCCTGCCGGGCGCGGGTGACATCGGCGCGGCCGTGGTGAACCACCCGGACGTGAACAAGGTGGCGTTCACCGGGTCCACCGAGGTCGGCAAGATCATCCAGCGGCAGCTCGCGGGCACGGGCAAGAAGGTCACGCTGGAGCTGGGCGGCAAGGCGGCGAACATCGTGTTCGACGACGCCCCGCTGGACCAGGCCGTCGAGGGCATCGTCAACGGCATCTTCTTCAACCAGGGCCACGTGTGCTGCGCCGGCTCGCGCCTGCTGGTGCAGGAGTCCGTGGCCGAGGAGCTGCTGGAGAAGCTGCGCGTGCGGGTCTCGACGCTGCGCGTGGGCGACCCGCTGGACAAGAACACCGACATCGGCGCGATCAACTCGCGCGAGCAGCTGGCGAAGATCCAGGAGCTGACCGCGTCCGGCGAGGCCGAGGGCGCCGAGCGCTGGACGTCGTCGTGCCCGTTGCCGGACAAGGGTTTCTACTTCGCCCCGACGGTGTTCTCCAACGTGTCGCAGGCGATGCGGATCGCGCGCGAGGAGATCTTCGGGCCGGTGCTGTCGGTGCTGACCTTCCGCACCCCGGACGAGGCCGTGGCCAAGGCGAACAACACGCCGTACGGGCTGTCCGCGGGCGTCTGGACCGAGAAGGGCTCGCGCATCCTGTGGGCGGCGCAGAAGATGCGCGCCGGCGTGGTGTGGGCCAACACGTTCAACCGCTTCGACCCCACCGCCCCGTTCGGCGGCTACCAGGAGTCGGGCTTCGGCCGCGAAGGCGGTCGCACGGGGCTGGAGGCGTACCTCGATGTCTGA
- a CDS encoding aldehyde dehydrogenase family protein, whose amino-acid sequence MSERISVAKTYKLYIGGAFPRSESGRSYPVTDTKGAFLANAAQGSRKDARDAVAAARKAFPGWSGATAYNRGQVLYRVAEVLEGRREQFIAEVGAAEGVAVKKAQALVDAAIDRWVWYAGWTDKIATVLGASNPVAGPYFSFSVPEPTGVVAVLAPQQSSLLGLISVVAPVIAAGNTAVVVTSQDRPLPAVTLSEVLATSDLPGGVVNVLTGRTAEIAPWLASHADVNALDLTGAPEALRADLEQSAAGTVKRVLRARPSEDFTREPDLSRIRAFVESKTVWHPIGV is encoded by the coding sequence ATGTCTGAGCGGATTTCCGTGGCCAAGACCTACAAGCTCTACATCGGGGGCGCGTTCCCGCGTTCGGAGTCCGGGCGCTCGTACCCGGTGACCGACACCAAGGGCGCGTTCCTGGCCAACGCGGCGCAGGGGTCCCGCAAGGACGCCCGTGACGCGGTTGCCGCCGCCCGCAAGGCCTTCCCGGGCTGGTCCGGCGCGACCGCGTACAACCGCGGCCAGGTGCTGTACCGGGTGGCGGAGGTGCTGGAGGGCCGGCGGGAGCAGTTCATCGCCGAGGTCGGCGCGGCCGAGGGCGTGGCGGTGAAGAAGGCGCAGGCGCTGGTGGACGCGGCGATCGACCGCTGGGTCTGGTACGCCGGGTGGACCGACAAGATCGCGACCGTGCTGGGCGCGTCGAACCCGGTGGCGGGGCCGTACTTCTCCTTCTCCGTGCCGGAGCCGACCGGGGTGGTGGCGGTGCTGGCACCCCAGCAGTCGTCGCTGCTGGGCCTGATCAGCGTGGTCGCGCCGGTCATCGCGGCGGGCAACACGGCGGTCGTGGTGACCTCCCAGGACCGGCCGCTGCCCGCGGTGACCCTGTCCGAGGTGCTCGCGACCTCCGACCTGCCCGGCGGCGTGGTCAACGTCCTGACCGGGCGGACGGCCGAGATCGCGCCGTGGCTGGCCTCGCACGCCGACGTGAACGCCCTCGACCTGACCGGCGCGCCCGAGGCGCTGCGGGCGGACCTGGAGCAGTCGGCGGCGGGCACGGTGAAGCGCGTGCTGCGGGCCCGCCCGTCCGAGGACTTCACCCGCGAGCCGGACCTGTCCCGGATCCGGGCGTTCGTCGAGTCGAAGACCGTCTGGCACCCGATCGGGGTGTGA
- a CDS encoding carbohydrate kinase family protein, with product MPKVFVAGPVSWNRLVELDHLPEPRPHTVFARGHRTTLGGTSAGKALNLAHLGAEVTLRTVVGDDEEGRLITEALTAAGVEVIAEVVPKSEQHLNLMTPEGGRLSIYLELPSLTTPAHDSRALEALAVADAAVIDLADPARPFLAAARERGVPVWCDVHDYDGKSAFQQDFVAAADHLFLNDDGMPEADLLAFLQKHGRAVATQGAKGATAVVDGETHHVDAVPVAEIVDTNGAGDAFFSGYLVAHLSGADTPTALRAGAEQAALCLRSPDLAPRPGVR from the coding sequence ATGCCCAAGGTCTTCGTCGCCGGACCCGTGTCGTGGAACCGCCTGGTCGAGCTCGACCACCTCCCCGAGCCGCGCCCGCACACCGTGTTCGCCCGCGGCCACCGCACCACCCTGGGCGGCACGTCCGCCGGCAAGGCGCTCAACCTCGCCCACCTCGGCGCGGAGGTCACGCTGCGGACGGTCGTCGGCGACGACGAGGAGGGCCGGCTGATCACCGAGGCCCTCACCGCCGCCGGCGTCGAGGTGATCGCCGAGGTCGTGCCGAAGAGCGAGCAGCACCTCAACCTGATGACCCCGGAGGGCGGCCGGCTGTCGATCTACCTCGAACTGCCGTCCCTGACCACCCCGGCGCACGACTCGCGGGCGCTGGAGGCACTGGCCGTCGCCGACGCCGCCGTCATCGACCTCGCCGACCCGGCCCGGCCGTTCCTGGCGGCGGCGCGGGAGCGGGGTGTGCCGGTGTGGTGCGACGTGCACGACTACGACGGGAAGTCCGCGTTCCAGCAGGACTTCGTGGCCGCCGCCGACCACCTCTTCCTCAACGACGACGGCATGCCGGAAGCGGACCTGCTCGCGTTCTTGCAGAAGCACGGCCGTGCGGTCGCCACGCAGGGCGCGAAGGGTGCGACAGCGGTCGTGGACGGCGAGACCCACCACGTGGACGCCGTGCCGGTCGCCGAGATCGTGGACACCAACGGCGCCGGGGACGCGTTCTTCTCCGGCTACCTGGTCGCCCACCTGTCCGGCGCGGACACCCCGACCGCCCTGCGCGCGGGCGCCGAACAGGCCGCGCTCTGCCTGCGTTCCCCCGACCTCGCACCGAGGCCGGGGGTCCGCTGA
- a CDS encoding Fic/DOC family protein produces the protein MTSEDPYTDPTTGVLRNHFGITDRAECDRAEARLSALRLGELAITPLPGPYDLAHLRKFHRHIFGDLYPWAGEIRRVNIAKTTTFAAWQQIEPYGEWLFGELKKEQYLRDLGRAVFLDRFAHYFAEVNALHPFREGNGRTQRAFFGQLALEAGWVVGFGSLDPAAFIAACRESMSGSVGPLRELLAAVTHAA, from the coding sequence GTGACCTCGGAAGACCCCTACACGGACCCCACCACCGGCGTTCTGCGCAACCACTTCGGCATCACCGACCGGGCCGAGTGCGACCGGGCCGAGGCCCGGCTGAGCGCGCTGCGCCTGGGCGAGCTGGCGATCACCCCGTTACCCGGCCCGTACGACCTGGCCCACCTGCGCAAGTTCCACAGGCACATCTTCGGCGACCTCTACCCGTGGGCGGGTGAGATCCGGCGGGTAAACATCGCGAAGACCACGACCTTCGCCGCGTGGCAGCAGATCGAGCCGTACGGGGAGTGGCTGTTCGGCGAGCTGAAGAAGGAGCAGTACCTGCGGGACCTGGGGCGGGCGGTGTTCCTCGACCGGTTCGCGCACTACTTCGCCGAGGTCAACGCCCTGCACCCGTTCCGCGAGGGCAACGGGCGGACGCAACGGGCGTTCTTCGGGCAGTTGGCGCTGGAGGCGGGGTGGGTGGTGGGTTTCGGCTCGCTGGACCCGGCGGCGTTCATCGCGGCGTGCCGGGAGTCGATGAGCGGGTCGGTCGGGCCGTTGCGGGAGTTGCTGGCGGCCGTCACGCACGCCGCCTAG
- a CDS encoding type II toxin-antitoxin system antitoxin SocA domain-containing protein → MADVHDVAAAVLHATGPESPMKLQKLLYYAQAWHLAKYDEPMFSARIEAWRRGPVVPEVYYRHRYQTEVGEWDEGDPRGLSERERAVVDDVVDRYGTFSRHELSDMAHAEGPWREARGDLPESEPSSAPLSNEAMARYFRRLFRDPEQAFADAVASVRLEGLDVPEETQRTMREVAAGELSVEDAIAREIEALRHR, encoded by the coding sequence ATGGCGGACGTGCACGACGTGGCGGCGGCGGTGTTGCACGCCACCGGCCCGGAGTCGCCGATGAAGCTGCAGAAGCTCCTGTACTACGCCCAGGCCTGGCACCTCGCCAAGTACGACGAGCCGATGTTCTCCGCGCGCATCGAGGCGTGGCGGCGTGGGCCGGTCGTCCCCGAGGTCTACTACCGGCACCGGTACCAGACCGAGGTGGGCGAGTGGGACGAGGGCGACCCGCGCGGGCTGTCCGAACGCGAGCGCGCGGTGGTGGACGACGTCGTCGACCGCTACGGCACGTTCAGCCGCCACGAGCTCAGCGACATGGCCCACGCGGAGGGTCCCTGGCGCGAGGCGCGCGGCGACCTGCCCGAGTCCGAGCCCAGCAGCGCCCCGCTGTCGAACGAGGCCATGGCCCGCTACTTCCGCCGGCTGTTCCGCGACCCGGAGCAAGCGTTTGCGGACGCGGTGGCGAGCGTGCGGCTGGAGGGCTTGGACGTCCCGGAGGAGACCCAGCGGACCATGCGCGAGGTCGCGGCCGGTGAGCTGTCCGTCGAGGACGCCATCGCCCGCGAGATCGAGGCCTTGCGCCACCGGTGA
- a CDS encoding SMI1/KNR4 family protein, giving the protein MAAVRHWERIVAWLADHAPSTAAAFIDPEDAAAVEALEVGSGLTPPEDLRAWWAVCGGTANLAFAEVLPPFYTPLGPTNALRSWRLKERFWPADLDSEAGTPTVGFHPKWLPFAFDGCGDALALDLRPGVLSGCVVEWDRERGEMLKPEWTSLDEMLDQVATALEHRGRLGHCEPLITTDGRLGWRTD; this is encoded by the coding sequence GTGGCAGCCGTGCGCCATTGGGAGCGGATCGTGGCGTGGCTCGCCGACCACGCCCCCTCGACCGCTGCCGCGTTCATCGACCCCGAGGACGCCGCCGCCGTCGAGGCGCTGGAGGTCGGGAGCGGTCTCACGCCGCCCGAGGACCTGCGCGCGTGGTGGGCCGTGTGCGGCGGCACCGCGAACCTGGCGTTCGCCGAGGTGCTGCCGCCCTTCTACACGCCGCTGGGTCCGACCAACGCGTTGCGCTCGTGGCGGCTCAAGGAGCGGTTCTGGCCGGCGGACCTCGACTCCGAGGCGGGCACCCCCACCGTGGGGTTCCACCCGAAGTGGCTGCCGTTCGCGTTCGACGGCTGCGGCGACGCGCTGGCGCTGGACCTGCGCCCCGGCGTGCTGTCGGGTTGCGTGGTCGAGTGGGACCGCGAGCGCGGCGAGATGCTCAAGCCGGAGTGGACGAGCCTGGACGAGATGCTGGACCAGGTCGCCACGGCCCTGGAACACCGCGGCCGACTCGGCCACTGCGAGCCGCTGATCACCACGGACGGCAGGTTGGGCTGGCGGACGGACTGA
- a CDS encoding type VII secretion target, which produces MNSGFAVDTAALTAYSGTASGLAGEVGAIGTSTLAGTTSLAAGSFGKIGDEVGLGAAFQQAAQTQVDGVAAASSGLSAFATAVSKAATAYQEQEAQHGADLNRAYKV; this is translated from the coding sequence GTGAACTCGGGTTTCGCCGTCGACACCGCGGCGCTGACGGCCTACAGCGGTACCGCGTCGGGCCTGGCGGGCGAAGTCGGCGCGATCGGCACGTCCACGTTGGCCGGCACCACGTCGCTGGCGGCGGGCAGCTTCGGCAAGATCGGCGACGAGGTCGGTCTGGGCGCGGCGTTCCAGCAGGCCGCGCAGACCCAAGTGGACGGTGTGGCCGCCGCGTCGAGCGGGCTGTCGGCGTTCGCCACCGCCGTGTCCAAGGCCGCCACGGCCTACCAGGAGCAGGAGGCGCAGCACGGCGCCGACCTCAACCGCGCGTACAAGGTCTAG
- a CDS encoding C40 family peptidase, which produces MFDVAGFLAALIQPMKDDLAKLEGDTGGATRAADSFGRAASALTEVDGRHTGAANAVLSTWYGDKATAFQGRVSSFSSGVQLLSRNATATQNAATTAVNAVNSGKNAIQGLIDDFTGYAQPRLAAAVAASLFGGIGAALAVAADITAKAREYEGRSKQELEKVRTELTNVANQLKALPKPDFQGLGDPLGVDSGGDTKVSSVDDGGRDPSSPGSPGSNGGGGGSGGGGGGSGGGGGGGGGGGAHGPRLPVAIPPQPGTGVGVNLPDGSSAEAPNETAARAVRAALSALGTPYVWGGANPPQGTDCSGLTQWAYKQAGFDIPRPASSQAMGASVPPDQLLPGDLVVWDGHVAMVIGNGQMVEAGDPVQVNPIRTSNIGMGFMGFYRPTG; this is translated from the coding sequence ATGTTCGACGTAGCCGGCTTCCTGGCCGCCCTGATCCAGCCCATGAAGGACGACCTGGCCAAGCTCGAGGGCGACACCGGTGGCGCGACGCGCGCCGCGGACTCGTTCGGGCGGGCCGCCTCGGCGCTGACCGAGGTCGACGGGCGGCACACCGGTGCCGCCAACGCCGTGCTCAGCACCTGGTACGGCGACAAGGCGACCGCGTTCCAGGGGCGCGTCTCGTCGTTCTCCAGCGGCGTGCAGCTGTTGTCCCGCAACGCGACCGCGACCCAGAACGCCGCCACCACGGCGGTCAACGCGGTCAACTCGGGCAAGAACGCGATCCAGGGCCTGATCGACGACTTCACCGGTTACGCGCAGCCCCGGCTGGCCGCCGCCGTCGCCGCGTCGCTGTTCGGCGGGATCGGCGCGGCGCTCGCGGTTGCGGCGGACATCACCGCCAAGGCGCGCGAGTACGAGGGCCGCTCGAAGCAGGAGCTGGAGAAGGTCCGCACCGAGCTGACGAACGTCGCCAACCAGCTCAAGGCGTTGCCCAAGCCCGATTTCCAGGGGCTCGGCGACCCGCTGGGCGTCGATTCGGGCGGTGACACCAAGGTGTCGTCGGTCGACGACGGCGGGCGCGACCCGTCCTCGCCCGGCAGCCCCGGCTCCAACGGCGGAGGTGGCGGCTCCGGAGGTGGCGGCGGCGGAAGTGGCGGCGGTGGCGGCGGTGGCGGTGGCGGTGGTGCGCACGGCCCGCGCCTGCCGGTCGCGATCCCGCCGCAGCCCGGCACCGGCGTGGGCGTGAACCTGCCCGACGGCAGCAGCGCCGAGGCGCCGAACGAGACCGCCGCCCGAGCCGTGCGCGCCGCGCTGTCCGCGCTGGGCACCCCGTACGTGTGGGGTGGCGCGAACCCGCCGCAGGGCACCGACTGCTCGGGCCTGACGCAGTGGGCCTACAAGCAGGCCGGGTTCGACATCCCGCGCCCGGCGTCGTCCCAGGCGATGGGCGCGTCCGTGCCGCCGGACCAGCTGCTGCCCGGCGACCTCGTCGTGTGGGACGGGCACGTGGCCATGGTGATCGGCAACGGGCAGATGGTGGAGGCGGGCGACCCGGTGCAGGTGAACCCGATCCGCACCAGCAACATCGGCATGGGTTTCATGGGCTTCTACCGACCGACGGGCTGA
- a CDS encoding YbaB/EbfC family nucleoid-associated protein, translating to MSVQEDRIAAADRLTDVLARVVGTATHPSGLVTVTASAVGSLKHVRIQPAALNQGADAVGRLVVETARLAVDAAVQTSYNELAKSLGDSMAMAIEDFAGPSPFARKAEAEPEPPQAAPPPVPQPPRPHTPPAQAQRPAPPWAGQQTSAPRSRPAPPPEDDDDDDFFADPFRGQRR from the coding sequence GTGAGCGTGCAAGAGGACCGGATCGCGGCGGCCGACCGGCTGACCGACGTCCTGGCGCGGGTGGTCGGGACGGCGACGCACCCGTCCGGCCTGGTGACCGTGACGGCGTCGGCGGTGGGGTCGCTGAAGCACGTCCGCATCCAGCCGGCCGCCCTGAACCAAGGTGCGGACGCGGTCGGGCGGCTGGTCGTGGAGACCGCGCGGCTCGCCGTGGACGCCGCCGTGCAGACCAGCTACAACGAACTGGCCAAGTCGCTGGGCGACAGCATGGCGATGGCCATCGAGGACTTCGCCGGACCGTCTCCTTTCGCGCGGAAAGCCGAAGCCGAACCGGAGCCCCCGCAGGCCGCGCCACCACCGGTGCCACAGCCGCCACGACCGCACACCCCGCCCGCGCAGGCCCAGCGCCCCGCTCCTCCCTGGGCCGGGCAGCAGACCTCCGCACCCAGGTCCCGGCCCGCGCCGCCGCCCGAGGACGACGACGATGACGACTTCTTCGCCGACCCTTTCCGTGGTCAACGGCGGTAG
- a CDS encoding primosomal protein, with the protein MAQDIVPIELGLTQGDVVTLWAPRWREEGEEWEAFLGHEDDLYAFPDAAHLAAFVRTAEEHDLTDHPAWHVVPGLSVGELSPDDNHQFDLVGVPELVAEEPDTWVIGELADVVSIVRSLADVCDLEKVHEVLDSAEGFALLPQGTLPFTGREGQALWTELAEVVAEKWDEVLDAIDGVVTAPEVDGKALEVAQEELAAFEAENAVAVDGDEDAEEDEDGDEPVGFWGEVGIDPIKIITGAGEYYTLRCYLDDQPLFLGRKGKIDVFGSPRALSRFIVEADDRDLAEVSTWGELVVKATGGDLEVEVDPDNVYVFTGLDEDIAEGPDAVDPTQLDLAVELLEDAGDWAHDDTVKVALNQSESLGWLVSYVLKPDPTRLAPSAPFDKEVAAWRTLVAAFEDRLNVH; encoded by the coding sequence ATGGCTCAGGACATCGTCCCGATCGAGCTGGGACTCACCCAGGGTGACGTGGTCACCCTGTGGGCTCCCCGCTGGCGGGAAGAGGGCGAGGAGTGGGAGGCCTTCCTCGGGCACGAGGACGACCTGTACGCCTTCCCGGACGCCGCGCACCTCGCGGCCTTCGTGCGCACCGCGGAGGAGCACGACCTGACCGACCACCCGGCGTGGCACGTGGTGCCGGGCCTGTCCGTCGGCGAGCTGTCACCCGACGACAACCACCAGTTCGACCTGGTGGGCGTGCCCGAGCTGGTCGCCGAGGAGCCCGACACCTGGGTCATCGGCGAGCTGGCCGATGTCGTGTCGATCGTGCGGTCCCTGGCCGACGTGTGCGACCTGGAGAAGGTCCACGAGGTGCTGGACTCGGCGGAGGGCTTCGCGCTGCTGCCGCAGGGCACGCTGCCGTTCACCGGCCGCGAGGGCCAGGCGCTGTGGACGGAGCTGGCCGAGGTCGTCGCGGAGAAGTGGGACGAGGTCCTCGACGCGATCGACGGGGTCGTCACCGCGCCCGAGGTCGACGGGAAGGCGCTGGAGGTCGCGCAGGAGGAGCTGGCGGCCTTCGAGGCGGAGAACGCGGTCGCGGTCGACGGTGACGAGGACGCCGAGGAGGACGAGGACGGCGACGAGCCGGTCGGCTTCTGGGGCGAGGTCGGCATCGACCCGATCAAGATCATCACCGGCGCGGGCGAGTACTACACGCTGCGCTGCTACCTCGACGACCAGCCGCTGTTCCTGGGCCGCAAGGGCAAGATCGACGTGTTCGGCTCGCCGCGCGCGCTGTCCCGGTTCATCGTCGAGGCCGACGACCGCGACCTGGCCGAGGTGTCCACGTGGGGCGAGCTGGTGGTCAAGGCCACCGGCGGCGACCTGGAGGTCGAGGTCGACCCGGACAACGTCTACGTGTTCACCGGCCTGGACGAGGACATCGCCGAGGGTCCGGACGCCGTGGACCCGACCCAGCTCGACCTCGCCGTCGAGCTGCTGGAGGACGCCGGCGACTGGGCGCACGACGACACCGTCAAGGTCGCGCTCAACCAGTCCGAGTCGCTGGGCTGGCTGGTGTCCTACGTGCTCAAGCCGGACCCGACGCGGCTCGCGCCGAGCGCGCCGTTCGACAAGGAGGTCGCGGCCTGGCGCACCCTGGTCGCCGCCTTCGAGGACCGGCTGAACGTCCACTAG
- a CDS encoding LysR family transcriptional regulator — protein sequence MDIRQLNAFRTVSQTGSITRAAAVLGYSQSAVTAQIKNLEAAVRTRLFERRREGVRLTAEGERFLPYANRLLRLSEEAMSALAPEAPPAGRLTIGASESITTYRLPGVIRHLHAAYPEVRLALRTYHEGPARMTEALERGDIDLALSHFVDPGPTGRPSRRLVSEELALVATPDHPLAARDVVVAEDLCSARTLIVQPTCVYDTALRTALPGPRTVAPLQFGTLEAVKIAARSGLGVALLPHVAVADLLRSGELVELAWTPPVSVSSYVLWGEEREDSRLFTALDRVLDRAIAEWRLPVPAVTE from the coding sequence ATGGACATCAGGCAGTTAAATGCCTTCCGGACCGTTTCCCAAACGGGCAGCATCACCCGCGCGGCGGCCGTTCTCGGCTACTCGCAGTCCGCGGTCACCGCGCAGATCAAGAACCTCGAGGCGGCGGTGCGGACCCGCCTGTTCGAGCGCAGGCGCGAAGGCGTCCGGCTGACGGCCGAGGGTGAGCGGTTCCTGCCCTACGCCAACCGGCTGCTGCGCCTGTCCGAGGAGGCCATGTCGGCGCTCGCGCCGGAAGCACCGCCTGCCGGCCGCCTCACGATCGGTGCGAGCGAGTCCATCACCACCTACCGCCTGCCGGGCGTGATCCGCCACCTCCACGCCGCCTACCCGGAGGTGCGGCTCGCCCTGCGCACCTACCACGAGGGTCCGGCGCGGATGACCGAGGCGTTGGAGCGCGGCGACATCGACCTGGCGTTGAGCCACTTCGTCGACCCGGGTCCGACGGGGCGGCCGTCCCGGCGGCTGGTGTCGGAGGAGCTGGCGCTGGTGGCGACGCCGGACCACCCGCTGGCGGCGCGGGACGTCGTGGTGGCGGAGGACCTGTGCAGCGCGCGGACGCTGATCGTGCAGCCGACGTGCGTGTACGACACGGCGCTGCGGACGGCGCTGCCCGGCCCGCGGACCGTGGCGCCGTTGCAGTTCGGCACGCTGGAGGCGGTGAAGATCGCCGCCCGGTCGGGGCTGGGCGTGGCGCTCCTCCCGCACGTCGCGGTGGCGGACCTGCTGCGCAGCGGTGAGCTGGTCGAGCTGGCGTGGACGCCGCCGGTGTCGGTGAGCAGCTACGTGCTGTGGGGCGAGGAGCGCGAGGACTCGCGCCTGTTCACCGCGCTGGACCGGGTGCTGGACCGGGCGATCGCCGAGTGGCGGCTGCCCGTGCCCGCGGTCACCGAGTGA
- a CDS encoding CGNR zinc finger domain-containing protein — MNETAEHPSLALVATVRSRLGRPRDELGDPLSLTAWLVRHDLPPAAEPDPADVREFQALREAAYRLLADVTEGRAPAGADVELVNQCAAHTPPAVSLAVEEDGGVRRAQAHPTPAQALGLVARDLVDLVGGPLRGRLHQCEAEVCGTFFVDTSRAGRRRWCSSATCGNRARVAAHRDRAARP; from the coding sequence CTGAACGAGACAGCCGAGCACCCGAGCCTGGCGCTGGTGGCCACCGTGCGCAGCCGGCTCGGTCGACCGCGCGACGAGCTGGGCGACCCGCTGTCGCTGACCGCGTGGCTGGTGCGCCACGACCTGCCGCCCGCGGCCGAGCCCGACCCGGCCGACGTGCGCGAGTTCCAGGCGCTGCGCGAGGCCGCGTACCGGCTGCTGGCCGACGTCACCGAGGGCCGCGCGCCCGCCGGGGCCGACGTGGAGCTGGTCAACCAGTGCGCCGCGCACACGCCGCCGGCCGTGTCGCTGGCCGTCGAGGAGGACGGCGGCGTGCGGCGCGCGCAGGCCCACCCGACGCCCGCCCAGGCGCTCGGCCTGGTGGCCCGGGACCTCGTCGACCTGGTCGGCGGGCCGCTGCGGGGCCGGCTGCACCAGTGCGAGGCCGAGGTGTGCGGCACGTTCTTCGTCGACACCTCCCGGGCCGGCCGGCGGCGGTGGTGCTCGTCGGCGACGTGCGGCAACCGGGCCCGCGTCGCGGCGCACCGCGACCGCGCGGCCAGACCGTGA